A window from Aureibacillus halotolerans encodes these proteins:
- a CDS encoding biotin-dependent carboxyltransferase family protein: MKETPVFHVEKPGLLTSLQNDGRKGYQHVGLGPGGAIDPDALFMANLLVANELNTLAIECTLVGPELHCLLDGIIAITGADLSPTLNREPVPMWKAMRITKGDTLRFGKPIQGARAYISRHGGFLGQEDLGSGAYHSMASIGTLLTKNDVLSAHSLNGKGPLLGLSHEHHPVYKKHVTLAVVAGPHEERFNQKSTMAFYHSTFRVKHGNRMALTFEGENLTPMKGSLLSSGVNWGSIQVPPSGHPIVLLQDRQTTGGYPRIGTIASIHQAELAQLVTGDTVNFQPITIQQAQDKWREHLKQRRKLYARAFGRRMPTLLNKA, from the coding sequence ATGAAGGAAACCCCTGTCTTTCACGTTGAAAAACCAGGTCTGCTCACAAGTTTGCAAAATGACGGTCGCAAAGGCTATCAACATGTTGGCTTAGGTCCAGGAGGAGCGATTGATCCGGATGCCTTGTTTATGGCAAATCTGCTTGTAGCCAATGAACTTAATACACTTGCCATTGAATGCACGCTCGTTGGACCGGAACTCCATTGCCTTTTGGATGGAATCATTGCCATAACTGGAGCGGACCTGTCCCCTACATTAAATCGCGAGCCTGTTCCAATGTGGAAGGCAATGCGAATCACGAAAGGTGATACACTGCGATTTGGCAAGCCCATTCAAGGCGCAAGAGCTTATATTAGCAGACACGGCGGCTTTCTCGGGCAGGAGGACTTAGGAAGTGGAGCCTATCACTCGATGGCATCCATCGGCACTTTGTTGACAAAAAACGACGTACTCTCTGCTCACTCCCTCAACGGAAAAGGTCCATTACTCGGTCTCTCTCATGAACATCATCCTGTGTATAAAAAACATGTTACTTTGGCCGTCGTCGCAGGACCTCATGAAGAAAGGTTTAATCAAAAAAGCACTATGGCGTTTTACCACAGCACTTTTCGTGTGAAACATGGAAACCGAATGGCACTGACATTCGAAGGCGAAAACCTTACGCCAATGAAAGGCTCTTTGCTCTCTTCTGGTGTGAATTGGGGGAGCATTCAGGTTCCACCGAGTGGACATCCAATTGTTTTATTGCAGGACCGGCAGACGACTGGCGGCTACCCTCGCATCGGGACAATTGCAAGTATCCATCAGGCAGAATTGGCCCAGCTGGTCACGGGAGATACTGTGAATTTCCAACCAATCACCATCCAGCAAGCGCAAGACAAATGGCGAGAGCATCTAAAGCAAAGACGTAAACTGTATGCACGTGCTTTCGGTAGACGCATGCCTACCCTCTTAAATAAAGCATAA
- a CDS encoding DUF5327 family protein — MSVSYQAMLRQMEQDVADAKVAQQQGNAQVMREKVAAVKVIAELLLAEEVERPAAPIKKMIVNDSADDLELRRMQGSTFQEENDDNDANGDGNGKSLFDF, encoded by the coding sequence ATGTCAGTTAGCTATCAGGCGATGCTTAGGCAGATGGAACAGGATGTAGCCGATGCGAAAGTGGCTCAGCAGCAAGGCAATGCTCAAGTAATGCGCGAAAAAGTTGCCGCGGTTAAAGTGATCGCCGAGCTTTTGTTAGCTGAGGAGGTAGAAAGGCCAGCAGCGCCGATAAAAAAGATGATCGTCAATGACTCTGCAGACGATCTAGAATTGCGGCGCATGCAAGGATCGACATTCCAGGAAGAAAATGACGACAATGATGCAAACGGTGACGGCAATGGGAAAAGCTTGTTCGATTTTTAA
- a CDS encoding C39 family peptidase — translation MILPQWLLLISAVLTAFLAIMLIVFARKSLKSFTVLVVVIAAGAGTAYLSQNEPWITKIFASDKPVSTPLSKYAHSTKQPPHPTEVLLDVPIIRQYPELPRGCEVTSLAMLLQYESINVDKLELAQAVAKDTTPYKKINGQTHFGNPHVGFVGSMTDLSQPGFGVYQGPIHDLAEVYAPGKTVNLTGSTFSNLLAYVGKGHPVWVITNVTFDELPASEFTTWQTASGPFTTTYREHSVVITGYSSHYVYVNDPIDGQKNKKLPLEPFRNAWQQMGSQAIAVPN, via the coding sequence ATGATTCTCCCTCAGTGGCTTTTACTTATATCGGCAGTATTGACTGCCTTTCTTGCCATCATGCTTATTGTATTTGCCCGAAAATCGTTAAAATCCTTCACCGTTTTAGTTGTTGTCATCGCTGCTGGAGCGGGAACTGCATATCTCTCACAAAACGAACCATGGATAACGAAGATTTTTGCGAGCGACAAACCGGTAAGTACACCATTATCAAAATATGCTCACTCTACAAAGCAACCCCCTCATCCTACAGAAGTATTGCTTGATGTCCCTATCATTAGGCAATACCCTGAGCTGCCAAGAGGCTGTGAGGTGACATCACTCGCTATGCTACTTCAGTATGAAAGCATCAATGTGGACAAGCTTGAACTTGCACAGGCAGTTGCAAAAGACACGACGCCTTACAAGAAAATCAATGGTCAGACCCATTTCGGAAATCCTCATGTTGGCTTCGTTGGTAGCATGACGGATCTTTCACAACCAGGGTTTGGTGTGTATCAAGGACCAATCCATGACCTTGCCGAAGTATACGCACCTGGAAAAACCGTTAATCTAACCGGGAGTACATTCTCCAACCTACTCGCCTATGTCGGCAAAGGCCATCCCGTTTGGGTTATTACAAACGTCACTTTTGACGAGCTGCCTGCCTCCGAATTTACAACTTGGCAAACCGCTTCAGGTCCTTTTACTACAACCTATCGTGAGCACTCCGTTGTCATTACAGGCTACTCGAGTCACTATGTTTACGTCAACGACCCCATCGATGGACAGAAAAACAAAAAACTCCCTTTGGAGCCCTTCAGAAATGCTTGGCAACAGATGGGGTCGCAAGCGATCGCTGTACCTAATTAA